One part of the Quercus lobata isolate SW786 chromosome 7, ValleyOak3.0 Primary Assembly, whole genome shotgun sequence genome encodes these proteins:
- the LOC115951548 gene encoding disease resistance protein At4g27190-like, which translates to MDAISVIVTIGGYFVDPIKKHCGYLIHYNSNIKDLEIKIQKLRDKRDGVQLEIGAAKRNGQVIAPEVETWIEKVRNILDEDVEANKMSLDGWCPRYSLSRKAKKKTLEIDGLLSDAAPFVTKVSYPPPPLGIGSSSIEGIMDFESRTKMRKEVLKALRADKINMIVICGMGGIGKTTMAKEVAKRAKDDKLFAEVVMVVVSQNQDLRKIQVQIAEMLGLRLVEENPLVRAERLNNRLMGSKSVLVIIDDVWDALDLEAVGIPFGGQKNRCKILLTSRNEEACNQMKTQKIFPIKVLSEEEAWNLFKEKAGNCIDTPGLHPIAKEVAKECGGLPVAIVTVGRALENKSEFEWSAALQQLKNAIPKNIPGLDSKVYSSIELSYSYLKSEAKSCFLLCCLFAEDSNIPIEFLVRYGLGQRLFAKIDTIADARNRVHAIVKNLKRSFLLLDSEEGEEHVKMHDVVRDGAISIAENKGFLVRCNEAMEEWPEKESCERSTAISLVSKELKWHPDGLECPKLELLQLSCDKDTLQMLPPNLFTGMNGLKCNVLQNLRTLQFVSCEITDVSAIGELRKLEILSFIGSKIKELPGEVRNLSYLKLLELTECSDLERIPPDLLSSLSHLEELYMFGVDVKWKPMEEEEEKKGANASLNELMSLSYLMALKIQIPNIKVLPKDLPFKN; encoded by the exons ATGGATGCAATTTCAGTTATAGTAACCATTGGAGGATACTTTGTGGACCCAATCAAAAAACATTGTGGCTATCTGATTCACTACAATAGCAACATCAAGGATCTTGAAATTAAAATTCAGAAGTTGCGTGACAAAAGAGATGGGGTGCAATTAGAAATTGGCGCAGCAAAAAGGAACGGACAGGTAATAGCACCTGAGGTTGAGACGTGGATTGAAAAGGTACGCAACATCCTTGATGAAGATGTTGAAGCGAATAAGATGAGCTTGGATGGATGGTGTCCACGTTATTCCTTGAGTAGAAAAGCTAAGAAGAAGACTCTGGAAATTGATGGGCTTCTAAGTGATGCAGCCCCATTTGTTACTAAAGTGTCCTATCCTCCTCCTCCGTTGGGAATAGGATCTTCATCCATAGAAGGTATTATGGATTTTGAGTCAAGAACAAAAATGAGGAAAGAAGTTTTAAAGGCACTAAGAGCTGACAAGATCAATATGATTGTCATATGCGGTATGGGGGGGATAGGAAAAACAACAATGGCAAAAGAGGTAGCGAAAAGAGCAAAAGATGATAAGTTATTTGCTGAAgttgtgatggtggtggtgtcCCAGAATCAAGACTTGAGAAAGATTCAAGTTCAAATTGCGGAGATGCTAGGTCTGCGACTCGTTGAAGAGAATCCACTTGTGAGAGCAGAACGATTAAATAATAGACTAATGGGTAGTAAGAGTGTTCTTGTAATAATAGATGATGTTTGGGATGCACTTGATTTAGAGGCTGTAGGAATTCCTTTTGGTGGTCAAAAAAATAGATGCAAAATCTTGTTGACATCACGAAATGAAGAAGCCTGCAATCAGATGAAAACTCAGAAGATTTTTCCAATCAAAGTCTTATCTGAAGAAGAAGCATGGAATCTTTTCAAGGAGAAGGCAGGTAATTGTATCGATACTCCCGGTCTACATCCAATAGCAAAAGAGGTTGCAAAGGAATGTGGAGGTCTACCTGTTGCTATTGTAACTGTTGGAAGAGCCCTAGAAAACAAAAGTGAATTTGAGTGGAGTGCTGCACTTCAACAGCTTAAAAATGCTATCCCAAAAAATATTCCTGGTCTTGATTCAAAGGTGTATTCCAGCATAGAGCTTAGTTATAGTTACTTAAAAAGTGAAGCAAAGTCATGCTTTTTGCTATGCTGTTTATTCGCAGAAGATAGTAATATTCCCATTGAATTTTTAGTGAGGTATGGGTTGGGACAAAGGTTGTTTGCAAAGATTGATACTATTGCAGATGCAAGAAATAGAGTACATGCAATAGTTAAGAATCTCAAAAGATCATTTCTACTGTTAGATAGTGAGGAAGGAGAAGAACATGTCAAAATGCATGATGTTGTACGGGATGGTGCAATATcaattgcagaaaataaagGTTTTCTGGTTCGATGTAATGAAGCAATGGAAGAATGGCCAGAAAAAGAATCTTGCGAGCGTTCTACTGCAATTTCGCTTGTATCCAAAGAATTGAAATGGCATCCCGATGGCTTGGAGTGTCCTAAACTCGAGCTTTTGCAGCTATCATGTGACAAAGACACTTTGCAGATGCTCCCACCCAATCTATTTACAGGGATGAATGGTTTAAAG TGCAATGTCCTTCAAAACCTTCGGACCCTGCAATTTGTTAGTTGTGAGATAACAGATGTGTCAGCAATTGGAGAACTTAGGAAACTAGAAATTCTTAGCTTTATTGGATCTAAAATCAAGGAGCTGCCAGGAGAAGTGAGAAATCTTAGTTATCTAAAGTTGTTAGAATTGACAGAATGCAGTGATCTTGAGCGAATTCCACCTGATCTCCTATCGAGTTTATCTCACCTAGAAGAGTTGTACATGTTCGGAGTAGATGTGAAGTGGAAACCTatggaagaggaagaagagaaaaagggagCAAATGCAAGCCTTAATGAACTCATGTCTTTGTCCTATTTGATGgctttaaaaattcaaataccaaATATTAAGGTCTTGCCAAAAGACTTGCCCTTCAAAAATTAA
- the LOC115951550 gene encoding uncharacterized protein LOC115951550: MRVMENLKLIATLHDLPWALMGDFNEVIIEGEKARGNPIFQRRVRAILDCMNECQMMDLVFSGPKFTWTNKRELGGLIQCRLDRVWANPNWKSYFLEANVTHLARVNSDHYPLLLNLCPNLTNTSNRPFRFQLMWLSHHDFPAIVRESSAGMEDNLVGAITRFTHKAQTWNKEVFGNIFARKRQIIARLLGAQRAIANNPNNFLINLQEQLS, translated from the coding sequence ATGCGTGTTATggaaaatcttaaattgatagCCACTTTGCATGATCTCCCTTGGGCTCTTATGGGAGACTTTAATGAGGTTATTATTGAAGGAGAAAAGGCTAGGGGTAATCCTATCTTCCAAAGAAGAGTGAGGGCTATTCTAGATTGTATGAATGAGTGTCAAATGATGGATTTGGTGTTCTCAGGGCCTAAATTTACTTGGACTAATAAGAGAGAATTGGGGGGTCTCATCCAATGTAGACTTGATAGAGTTTGGGCTAACCCTAACTGGAAATCTTATTTCCTTGAAGCAAATGTTACTCATCTGGCCAGAGTTAACTCTGACCACTACCCTCTCTTGCTTAATCTGTGCCCTAATCTGACTAATACCTCCAATCGTCCCTTTAGATTCCAACTTATGTGGTTGAGTCACCATGACTTTCCAGCCATTGTCAGGGAATCTTCGGCTGGTATGGAAGATAATCTAGTTGGAGCTATCACTAGATTCACTCACAAGGCCCAAACTTGGAATAAAGaagtttttggaaatatatttgCGAGGAAGAGACAGATCATAGCAAGGTTGCTGGGTGCCCAGAGAGCTATTGCTAATAATCCTAATAACTTCCTGATCAATCTCCAAGAGCAATTATCATGA